A region of Sulfurimonas sp. DNA encodes the following proteins:
- a CDS encoding ArnT family glycosyltransferase gives MLELLHNTPKKSAYTIILLLAIFSTIYNAFSPLHGDEAYYWMWSHHLQTGYYDHPPMIAYLIYLTNFISEAEWGVRLVNVFSFSIAAVYIFKLSAEMFDEKIALNAIIIFSSVILVHAGYIMTTTDSPIILFWTLSMYYSYKAIFYGKTKDYILTGIMLGLMMLSKYTAILFVFTLLIFLIFKRRDIFLNPRFYLAIIIAFLVVSPMLWWNYQNDWISFGFQMDHGSTDDFTLNIPDMFGFLAGQFGIFSPVFAGLLFFYLVKDKLYYKDNKLFFLSLSIVVILGFFMYKSLFKSMGLNYAAPMYIGGVILLSYIISKYEFKKAYKVGLIIAITFSIIGRIGFMFFLEIVQDRMYGNREAVHLVQTYAKDGDSFYGDHLTIAAYLKYYLKNHPDTDLALRSRFSQYDMWRKKDYLKDGLVLTQDPVESQLKNLYKEVKLVDSVAFKRGINSTKTFYIYRVKNPIK, from the coding sequence ATGCTTGAACTACTACATAATACACCTAAAAAAAGTGCTTATACAATTATACTTTTACTAGCAATTTTTAGCACAATCTACAATGCTTTTTCACCTCTTCATGGAGATGAAGCTTACTATTGGATGTGGAGTCATCACTTACAAACTGGCTACTACGATCATCCACCAATGATTGCCTATCTTATATATTTAACAAATTTTATTTCTGAGGCTGAGTGGGGAGTAAGACTTGTAAATGTATTTTCTTTTAGCATCGCAGCTGTGTATATTTTTAAACTCTCAGCAGAAATGTTTGATGAAAAAATTGCTTTAAATGCCATCATAATTTTTTCAAGTGTTATTTTAGTTCATGCTGGCTACATCATGACTACAACTGATTCGCCTATTATTTTATTTTGGACACTTAGTATGTACTACTCATACAAGGCTATTTTTTATGGTAAAACAAAAGATTATATTTTAACTGGAATCATGCTTGGACTTATGATGCTGAGTAAATATACAGCTATTTTATTTGTTTTTACTCTTCTTATTTTCTTAATTTTTAAAAGACGAGATATATTTTTAAATCCTCGTTTTTACTTAGCCATAATCATAGCTTTTTTAGTTGTTTCACCTATGCTTTGGTGGAACTATCAAAATGATTGGATAAGTTTTGGTTTTCAAATGGATCATGGTTCTACTGATGATTTTACGCTAAATATTCCTGATATGTTTGGTTTTTTAGCAGGACAATTTGGTATATTTTCTCCTGTTTTTGCAGGACTTCTTTTCTTTTACTTAGTCAAAGACAAACTTTATTACAAAGATAATAAACTCTTTTTTCTTTCTCTTAGCATAGTAGTTATTTTAGGCTTTTTTATGTACAAAAGTCTGTTTAAAAGTATGGGTCTAAACTACGCTGCTCCTATGTATATTGGCGGTGTGATTCTCCTCTCATATATCATTTCCAAGTATGAGTTTAAAAAAGCTTATAAAGTTGGTCTTATAATTGCCATTACTTTTAGTATAATCGGTCGTATTGGATTTATGTTTTTCTTAGAAATAGTTCAAGACAGAATGTATGGAAATAGAGAAGCCGTGCATCTAGTGCAAACTTATGCAAAAGATGGTGATTCTTTTTATGGTGATCATTTAACAATCGCTGCTTATCTAAAGTACTACCTTAAAAATCACCCTGACACCGACCTAGCACTTCGTTCAAGATTTTCTCAGTACGATATGTGGAGAAAAAAAGATTATCTTAAAGATGGACTAGTTTTAACACAAGACCCCGTAGAAAGTCAACTTAAAAACTTATATAAAGAGGTGAAGTTAGTAGATAGTGTGGCTTTTAAAAGAGGCATAAACTCAACTAAAACATTCTATATTTACCGTGTCAAAAACCCAATTAAATGA
- the trmA gene encoding tRNA (uridine(54)-C5)-methyltransferase TrmA — MQCEYFGECGACRVYEDGYEAQLTYKLKLNKDRFEPFYKGDISVYKSPESNYRSRSEFKIWHEGDNIHYAMNHLSGKGVVLVDECSQVNIHIVSLMPKLLQSIKEKGIGFKLFGADFLSAQSGEIVVSLIYHRKLDEEWQQKARLIANELGIYIIGRSRKQKLVIGQDYITENLNVNGEVFRFNYIENSFTQPNTQVNEQMISWALEHAQGSNGDLLELYCGAGNFTIPFAKKFNKVLATEISKSSINAAKINMLLNDVENIEFVRMSAEDFVGALDGVREFRRMKGIDINSYKIDTIFIDPPRSGMDEVSCSFASRYDNILYISCNPESLVRDLELLSKTHEAVSMALFDQFPYTHHVEMGVKLLRKLK; from the coding sequence ATGCAATGTGAATATTTTGGTGAGTGTGGTGCTTGTAGAGTTTATGAAGATGGATATGAAGCTCAGCTAACTTACAAACTAAAATTAAACAAAGATAGATTTGAACCTTTTTATAAAGGCGATATATCTGTTTATAAATCACCAGAGTCGAATTATCGTTCAAGAAGTGAATTTAAAATATGGCACGAGGGTGATAATATACATTATGCAATGAATCACTTGTCGGGTAAGGGTGTTGTTCTTGTTGATGAGTGTTCCCAAGTAAATATACACATAGTTAGTCTTATGCCAAAGTTACTTCAAAGTATAAAAGAAAAAGGTATAGGTTTTAAACTATTTGGTGCAGATTTTTTATCTGCACAAAGTGGTGAAATAGTAGTTTCATTGATTTACCATCGTAAACTAGATGAAGAGTGGCAACAAAAAGCACGATTAATAGCAAATGAACTTGGCATCTATATTATTGGTAGGAGTCGTAAACAAAAGTTAGTTATTGGACAAGACTACATAACAGAAAATTTAAATGTAAATGGCGAAGTCTTTAGATTTAACTATATAGAAAATAGTTTTACTCAACCAAATACACAAGTTAATGAACAGATGATTTCATGGGCATTAGAGCATGCTCAAGGCTCAAATGGAGATTTATTAGAGTTATATTGTGGTGCTGGAAACTTTACCATACCTTTTGCTAAAAAGTTTAATAAGGTGCTTGCTACTGAGATATCAAAATCCTCAATAAATGCAGCAAAAATAAATATGCTTTTAAATGATGTAGAGAATATAGAATTTGTTCGTATGAGTGCAGAAGATTTTGTTGGAGCCTTGGATGGAGTTAGAGAGTTTCGTCGAATGAAGGGAATAGATATTAACTCTTATAAGATAGATACAATATTTATTGATCCACCTCGAAGTGGAATGGATGAAGTGAGTTGTTCTTTTGCCTCAAGATATGATAATATTTTATATATTTCATGTAATCCAGAGAGTTTAGTAAGAGATTTAGAACTTCTTAGTAAAACACATGAAGCAGTAAGTATGGCTCTTTTTGATCAATTTCCTTATACTCATCATGTTGAGATGGGTGTAAAATTACTTAGGAAGTTAAAATGA
- a CDS encoding metal ABC transporter permease, which translates to MIDILLVPIALVIILVMMHSWFGMRILKKGIIFTDLAIAQFAALGSAISLGYFHSEYYYVLTLIFALFSAFIIAIASQRNIKLEAFIGLLYVLGASGIMMVLSHSAEGMEHFKSLLASDILFTPVDDVIKSAGIYTFIALIIWKVYPKLTGFFKELMFFSLLALTVTSSVALAGVLVVFVLLIAPALVSTSLKLNKSLLSSFAFGWFFSISAIIISYYYDLPTGYTIVFLGSLLSSIILLVSSKKLA; encoded by the coding sequence ATGATAGATATTCTTTTAGTTCCAATCGCGCTAGTTATCATCCTTGTTATGATGCACTCGTGGTTTGGGATGAGAATCCTTAAAAAAGGAATCATCTTTACAGACCTAGCTATTGCGCAGTTTGCTGCTCTTGGTTCTGCCATAAGCCTTGGATATTTTCATTCTGAGTACTACTATGTTCTTACTCTTATCTTTGCTCTTTTTAGTGCTTTTATCATAGCTATTGCATCTCAAAGAAACATAAAACTAGAAGCCTTTATTGGGCTTCTTTATGTCTTGGGTGCGAGTGGAATCATGATGGTTCTTTCTCATTCAGCAGAAGGTATGGAACATTTCAAGTCACTACTTGCGAGCGATATACTTTTCACTCCTGTCGATGATGTAATAAAGAGTGCTGGCATCTATACTTTTATAGCTTTAATTATTTGGAAGGTTTATCCAAAACTGACAGGATTTTTTAAAGAGTTAATGTTCTTTTCTTTGTTGGCATTAACTGTTACTTCATCTGTAGCCCTAGCGGGGGTACTTGTAGTTTTTGTACTTCTTATAGCTCCAGCACTAGTATCGACTTCACTTAAACTAAACAAATCACTTTTAAGTAGTTTTGCATTTGGATGGTTTTTTAGTATAAGTGCAATTATCATATCTTACTATTATGATTTACCAACAGGTTATACCATAGTGTTTTTAGGTTCATTACTAAGTTCGATTATATTGTTGGTTTCATCTAAGAAACTTGCATAA
- the fliP gene encoding flagellar type III secretion system pore protein FliP (The bacterial flagellar biogenesis protein FliP forms a type III secretion system (T3SS)-type pore required for flagellar assembly.), protein MSKLFFFFFFFFFSSILGAAPVDIPTMNFALGAPDTPEQLVSSLNVLIILTLLFLAPSMILVMTTFTRFVIVFGFLRQALGTQQVPPTQLLVMLAMILTFFVMEPVGQKAYDNGIKPYIEEKIGYEEAFTRSVLPFKNFMIRNTREKDLALFFRIRKMENPDSIADVPLSVIIPAFVISELKTAFEIGFLIFLPFLVIDMVVASILMSMGMMMLPPVMISLPFKILIFVLIDGWNLIIGNLIATIK, encoded by the coding sequence ATGAGTAAACTTTTTTTCTTTTTTTTCTTTTTCTTTTTTAGTTCTATTCTAGGAGCCGCACCTGTAGATATTCCTACTATGAATTTTGCTCTAGGTGCTCCAGATACTCCAGAACAACTAGTAAGTTCTTTAAATGTTTTAATAATTTTAACCTTACTATTTTTAGCTCCAAGTATGATTTTAGTTATGACAACATTTACTCGTTTTGTCATAGTGTTTGGTTTTTTACGACAAGCTTTAGGTACGCAACAAGTACCACCCACACAACTTTTGGTTATGTTGGCAATGATTTTAACTTTTTTTGTTATGGAACCAGTTGGACAAAAAGCTTATGATAATGGAATAAAACCATATATAGAAGAAAAAATAGGTTACGAAGAAGCTTTTACTAGATCTGTTCTTCCTTTTAAGAATTTTATGATTAGAAATACTAGAGAAAAAGATTTAGCACTTTTTTTTAGAATTAGAAAAATGGAAAATCCTGATAGTATAGCTGATGTGCCTCTTTCTGTTATTATTCCTGCTTTTGTTATTAGTGAACTCAAGACTGCTTTTGAGATAGGTTTTTTAATATTTTTACCATTTTTAGTTATAGATATGGTTGTAGCATCTATACTTATGTCTATGGGTATGATGATGCTTCCTCCTGTTATGATTTCTCTACCATTTAAGATACTTATTTTTGTTCTTATAGATGGTTGGAATTTGATTATTGGCAATTTAATAGCCACGATAAAATAG
- a CDS encoding FAD-binding oxidoreductase produces the protein MSLNSWGMYPQIDNNKITLKTPAQVQDFIGANEEIIPYGNGRSYGDSALSKNIIYAKPYNNFLGFDDKKGILHIQSGVLLSEIIQSYLPRGWFLKVTPGTKLITIGGAIASDVHGKNHHVEGCFSECVEEFKLQLPSGEIKNCKKGDELFLATCGGMGLTGLILEAKISLKKVSSQFINQTTIKTKNLKKTFEAFEEYKELPYSVAWIDCLASGENIGKCLLMVGDFCDDGKLKYKEKNRLNIPFNFPSFALNNLSVRAFNWLYYNKAPNGVSKQKVGIDSFFYPLDSIKNWNRIYGKNGFTQYQFILPKEKSYDGLKEILQTISDSGKGSFLAVLKLYGKANKNYLSFPREGYSLALDFKIEKGLFELLDALDKIVLKYEGRIYLTKDVRVSKDTFEAGYKDIEIFRSLRKKHKMDEKFNSVQSKRLGL, from the coding sequence ATGAGTTTAAACTCTTGGGGAATGTACCCACAAATAGACAATAATAAAATCACTTTAAAAACTCCAGCACAAGTTCAAGACTTCATAGGTGCAAATGAAGAAATCATACCTTACGGAAATGGTAGAAGTTATGGTGACAGCGCATTAAGTAAAAACATAATCTACGCAAAACCTTATAACAACTTCTTAGGTTTTGATGATAAAAAAGGTATTTTACATATTCAAAGTGGAGTTCTTTTAAGTGAAATCATACAGAGTTATCTACCTCGTGGTTGGTTTTTAAAAGTTACCCCAGGAACTAAACTTATAACTATTGGTGGAGCCATAGCATCTGATGTTCACGGTAAAAATCATCATGTTGAGGGTTGTTTTAGCGAGTGTGTAGAAGAGTTTAAACTTCAACTTCCTAGTGGAGAGATAAAAAACTGTAAAAAAGGAGATGAACTTTTTTTAGCAACTTGTGGAGGTATGGGATTAACAGGTCTTATACTTGAAGCAAAGATTTCTTTAAAAAAAGTTTCTTCACAGTTTATAAACCAAACGACCATAAAAACAAAAAACCTAAAAAAAACTTTTGAAGCTTTTGAAGAGTACAAAGAGCTTCCTTATTCTGTTGCTTGGATAGACTGTCTTGCAAGTGGAGAGAATATAGGTAAATGTTTACTTATGGTTGGTGATTTTTGTGATGATGGCAAACTAAAATATAAAGAAAAAAATAGATTAAACATCCCATTTAACTTTCCATCATTTGCATTAAACAACTTAAGTGTAAGAGCTTTTAACTGGCTTTACTACAACAAAGCACCAAATGGTGTATCAAAACAAAAAGTTGGAATTGACTCATTTTTTTATCCGCTTGACAGCATAAAAAATTGGAATAGAATTTACGGTAAAAATGGTTTTACTCAGTATCAATTTATTCTTCCAAAAGAGAAAAGCTATGATGGACTTAAAGAGATTTTACAAACCATATCAGATAGTGGAAAAGGCTCGTTTTTAGCAGTTTTAAAACTCTACGGCAAAGCAAATAAAAATTACTTATCATTTCCAAGAGAAGGTTACTCTTTAGCACTTGATTTTAAGATAGAAAAGGGGCTTTTTGAACTCCTAGATGCTCTAGATAAAATCGTTTTAAAATATGAAGGTCGCATCTATCTAACAAAAGATGTAAGAGTTTCAAAAGATACTTTTGAAGCAGGATATAAAGATATAGAAATATTTAGAAGTTTAAGAAAAAAGCATAAGATGGATGAAAAGTTCAACTCTGTGCAAAGTAAAAGGTTGGGATTATGA
- a CDS encoding SDR family oxidoreductase — MSYVFIVGAKSDIAKEVARVYAKNGYDLYLSARDASELEELATDIKVRSGVEVKLVDLDVTKYKTHEKIYENLEEKPLGVIYVAGFMADQDEAQEDWSKSLNTINVNYTGAVSFLNIVANDFEKQRRGFIVGVSSVAGDRGRKTNYIYGSAKAAFSTYLNGMRNRLHESGVSVLTVKPGFVATKMTEGLDLPEKLTAQPQEVADDIFSAQQSGKNTLYTKWMWRYIMLIIKHIPEFIFKKMSI, encoded by the coding sequence ATGAGTTATGTTTTTATAGTTGGTGCAAAGAGTGATATAGCAAAAGAAGTAGCAAGAGTTTATGCAAAAAATGGTTACGATTTATACCTAAGTGCAAGAGATGCCAGTGAATTAGAAGAATTAGCAACAGATATAAAGGTTCGCTCAGGCGTAGAAGTAAAACTTGTTGACCTTGATGTAACTAAGTATAAAACACATGAAAAAATCTATGAAAATTTGGAAGAAAAACCACTTGGCGTTATTTATGTAGCTGGGTTTATGGCAGATCAAGATGAAGCTCAAGAAGATTGGAGCAAATCGTTAAATACTATCAATGTAAACTATACCGGAGCAGTTAGTTTTTTAAATATAGTAGCCAATGATTTTGAAAAACAAAGACGCGGTTTTATAGTTGGTGTTAGTTCTGTTGCAGGCGATAGAGGAAGAAAAACAAACTATATCTACGGAAGTGCAAAAGCTGCTTTTAGCACTTACTTAAATGGAATGAGAAACAGACTTCATGAGAGTGGTGTGTCAGTATTAACAGTTAAGCCTGGATTTGTAGCAACTAAAATGACAGAAGGCTTAGACCTACCAGAAAAACTAACAGCACAACCACAAGAAGTAGCTGATGATATTTTTTCAGCTCAACAAAGTGGGAAAAATACACTTTACACAAAATGGATGTGGCGATATATTATGCTTATTATAAAACATATTCCAGAGTTTATATTTAAAAAAATGAGCATCTAA
- a CDS encoding motility protein A, whose translation MDLGTVVGIVLVMALLLGAMSMGVGIGAYIDIPSILIVIGGSIGALMISFKPAQMKGFVKVFMIAIKPPITDEIELIKKLVDFATKARKDGILALESEVNSEPNEFLKKGLSMAIDGSEPDTIRELLEIDMEQTSTRHKINSSIFNNWAGLAGAMGMVGTLIGLVAMLLNMADPSAIGPSMAVALLTTMYGAIIGNVFGTPIYNILTIRNDEETLVKEMILSGIMSIQSGDAPRVLEAKLLSYLAPKDRISQFD comes from the coding sequence ATGGATTTAGGTACGGTAGTTGGTATAGTTCTAGTTATGGCTCTTTTACTTGGCGCCATGAGTATGGGTGTTGGGATAGGTGCGTATATTGATATTCCATCTATATTAATTGTTATTGGTGGTTCTATTGGTGCGTTGATGATTTCTTTTAAACCTGCCCAAATGAAGGGTTTTGTAAAAGTTTTTATGATTGCTATCAAGCCTCCTATAACAGATGAAATAGAATTAATAAAAAAACTTGTTGATTTTGCTACAAAAGCAAGAAAAGATGGTATTTTAGCCTTAGAATCAGAAGTAAATTCAGAACCAAATGAATTTTTGAAAAAAGGTCTTTCTATGGCGATTGATGGCAGTGAACCAGATACGATTCGTGAACTTCTAGAAATTGACATGGAACAAACCAGTACAAGACATAAAATTAATAGTTCTATTTTTAACAACTGGGCAGGATTAGCAGGAGCTATGGGTATGGTTGGTACACTAATTGGTCTTGTTGCGATGCTTCTAAACATGGCTGATCCATCAGCGATTGGTCCATCTATGGCTGTTGCTTTGCTTACGACGATGTACGGTGCGATTATTGGTAATGTTTTTGGTACTCCTATTTACAATATATTAACAATTAGAAATGATGAAGAAACTTTAGTTAAAGAGATGATTTTATCTGGAATCATGTCTATACAATCAGGTGATGCACCAAGGGTTTTAGAAGCAAAACTTCTTAGTTATTTAGCACCAAAAGACCGTATTAGTCAGTTTGACTAA
- a CDS encoding flagellar motor protein MotB, translating to MAKKKCPDCEKCLPAWLAAFGDLMSLLLCFFVLLLSMSSMDAKKISEAIGSLSGAMSVLEGGTKTEISKQRMQQSTPIDSNDETSEAVNRVVQAAMDANEMIDKGNGPAITVEEAQEGFVIELPASLLFKSGSATIQNEDALLFLKRIALIVDELPNTMQVSVRGHTDNQGPGKNSVFKDNWELSSARAISVLQELLLDGVDPKRISASGHAEFKPLATNVTEAGRAKNRRVELHFFGEKSTDKEKAKQSVLDKVTSK from the coding sequence ATGGCTAAGAAAAAATGTCCTGATTGTGAAAAGTGTTTACCTGCGTGGTTAGCTGCGTTTGGGGACTTAATGTCACTGCTTTTATGTTTCTTCGTTCTACTTCTTTCTATGTCTAGCATGGATGCTAAAAAAATCTCAGAAGCTATTGGTTCTCTCTCTGGTGCTATGAGTGTTTTAGAAGGTGGAACAAAAACTGAAATATCAAAACAAAGGATGCAACAATCAACTCCAATAGACTCAAATGATGAAACAAGTGAAGCAGTAAATAGAGTAGTTCAAGCCGCCATGGATGCTAATGAGATGATAGATAAGGGCAATGGTCCTGCTATTACTGTTGAAGAGGCTCAGGAAGGTTTTGTTATTGAGTTACCAGCATCTTTACTATTTAAATCAGGAAGTGCAACTATCCAAAATGAGGATGCACTTTTATTTTTAAAAAGGATTGCTCTAATTGTAGATGAATTACCAAATACAATGCAAGTAAGTGTTCGGGGTCATACTGACAATCAAGGACCTGGTAAAAATAGTGTTTTTAAAGATAATTGGGAACTTTCCTCTGCAAGAGCAATTTCTGTTCTTCAAGAGCTTCTATTAGATGGAGTTGACCCAAAAAGAATTAGTGCTTCAGGACATGCTGAATTTAAACCATTAGCAACAAATGTCACAGAAGCAGGGCGAGCTAAAAACCGTAGAGTCGAGTTGCACTTTTTTGGTGAAAAATCAACCGATAAAGAAAAAGCTAAACAATCTGTTTTAGATAAAGTTACCAGTAAATAA
- a CDS encoding metal ABC transporter substrate-binding protein: MKFLLLLLPLALFSHMNIAVSYPYIGAITKSIGGEHINTVVLAKGNWDPHFVVPRPSLISKVRNADALIMNGGQLEIGWMPPLLRRAGNPKTNVGSESFLNLSHSLHLLHKPIHVDRSGGDVHPDGNPHFHLDPHNILILAKSIEKFLISIDSEHADIYKNNYEKFSTSWIEKMKVWQEKMANKKGMKVIQFHNNLAYFNKAYGLINIGTIEPLPGIPPSSRHIIKTIKLIKEQKPCCILHDVYHSTKTAKFIREKTGIKIVLMPHDIGALESIKDLTSLFDYLTGAVQ; the protein is encoded by the coding sequence ATGAAATTTTTATTACTACTTTTACCACTAGCACTATTTTCTCACATGAACATAGCTGTTAGTTATCCTTACATTGGTGCTATTACAAAGAGTATCGGTGGTGAGCATATAAACACTGTTGTTTTAGCAAAAGGAAACTGGGATCCACATTTTGTGGTTCCTCGTCCTTCGCTTATATCTAAGGTAAGAAATGCAGATGCTCTTATCATGAATGGAGGTCAGTTAGAGATTGGCTGGATGCCTCCACTTCTTCGTAGAGCAGGAAATCCAAAGACAAATGTTGGCTCAGAGAGTTTTTTAAACCTTTCTCATTCCCTACATCTTTTACATAAACCTATTCATGTTGACCGTTCTGGTGGAGATGTGCATCCAGACGGGAATCCACATTTTCATCTTGACCCTCACAATATTTTAATTTTAGCAAAAAGTATCGAGAAGTTTCTTATCTCTATAGATAGTGAACATGCTGATATTTACAAAAACAACTATGAAAAGTTTTCTACTTCTTGGATAGAAAAGATGAAAGTATGGCAAGAAAAAATGGCTAATAAAAAAGGTATGAAAGTTATACAATTTCATAACAATCTAGCTTACTTTAACAAGGCTTATGGTCTTATAAATATAGGTACTATAGAGCCTCTACCTGGAATTCCGCCATCATCAAGACACATTATAAAAACTATAAAACTCATTAAAGAGCAAAAGCCTTGTTGCATCTTACATGATGTATATCACTCTACAAAAACAGCTAAGTTTATTCGTGAAAAAACAGGTATAAAAATCGTTCTAATGCCCCATGATATAGGTGCGCTAGAAAGCATAAAGGATTTGACATCTCTTTTTGACTACCTAACAGGAGCAGTGCAATGA
- a CDS encoding GtrA family protein, translating into MIAFRYIVFAIISTIINLFFQYLSFLIYSGSFSLYIAMFIGTISGLVLKYVLDKKYIFFHTTKSKKDESKKFLLYTLMSVFTTIIFWGFEIGFDFFFDNQNAKYIGAVVGLSIGYAVKYFLDKKFVFKD; encoded by the coding sequence ATGATTGCTTTTCGTTATATAGTTTTTGCTATAATCTCAACCATAATTAACCTCTTTTTTCAATATTTAAGTTTTTTGATTTATAGCGGTTCATTTTCACTTTATATAGCTATGTTTATTGGAACTATAAGTGGTTTAGTTTTAAAGTATGTTTTAGATAAAAAATATATCTTTTTTCATACTACAAAAAGCAAAAAAGATGAAAGTAAAAAGTTTTTACTTTATACCCTTATGAGTGTTTTTACGACTATCATATTTTGGGGTTTTGAGATTGGTTTTGACTTTTTCTTTGATAATCAAAATGCAAAATACATCGGTGCAGTTGTAGGTTTAAGTATAGGTTACGCTGTAAAATACTTTTTAGATAAAAAATTCGTTTTCAAGGATTAG
- a CDS encoding UbiA prenyltransferase family protein, with protein sequence MKHIITLLRPHQYIKNLFIFAPLLFSFHFSVGSLFSTVIAFVLFCLVASSIYVLNDLMDIEEDKKHPSKKNRPLASGAVNKATAQKLIVSLSGIAFLFSFIFDLKLFAVLVLYFTLNVLYSFKLKHIAIVDIFIISTGFVLRLFAGALVTDTPLSMWIIIITFLLAIFLSLAKRRDDVLLSIAGKETRKNIDGYNLEFVNASMVLMAGVVIVSYLQYTVSPEVLERLNTHNLYLTTFFVVLGIFRYMQITFVEEQSGSPTKIVLKDRFLQITIVLWIASFIGVISFA encoded by the coding sequence ATGAAACATATTATCACTCTTTTAAGACCACATCAGTATATAAAAAATCTTTTTATATTTGCTCCTCTTCTTTTTAGTTTTCACTTTAGTGTGGGGAGTTTGTTCTCAACCGTAATAGCATTTGTACTATTTTGTCTTGTTGCAAGTAGCATCTATGTTTTAAATGATTTAATGGATATAGAAGAAGACAAAAAACATCCAAGTAAAAAAAATCGTCCACTCGCTAGCGGTGCGGTAAATAAAGCAACTGCACAAAAACTTATAGTATCTCTATCTGGAATAGCTTTTTTATTCTCTTTTATTTTTGATTTAAAACTTTTTGCAGTTTTAGTTCTTTATTTTACATTAAATGTTCTATACTCATTTAAACTCAAACATATCGCTATTGTAGATATTTTCATTATCTCAACTGGTTTTGTTTTAAGACTTTTTGCTGGTGCTTTAGTAACAGACACACCACTTTCTATGTGGATAATCATCATAACTTTTTTACTTGCAATATTTTTGTCACTTGCAAAAAGAAGAGATGATGTACTTCTATCCATTGCAGGAAAAGAAACGAGAAAAAATATAGATGGATATAACTTAGAGTTTGTAAATGCATCTATGGTTTTAATGGCTGGAGTTGTTATAGTCAGCTACCTTCAGTACACAGTTTCTCCTGAAGTTTTAGAGCGTTTAAATACTCATAACCTATACTTAACAACCTTTTTTGTTGTCCTTGGTATCTTTAGATATATGCAAATAACTTTCGTGGAAGAACAAAGCGGAAGTCCAACTAAAATAGTCCTAAAAGATAGATTTTTACAAATCACAATCGTTCTTTGGATAGCTAGTTTTATAGGGGTAATCTCTTTCGCATGA